From the genome of Plectropomus leopardus isolate mb chromosome 13, YSFRI_Pleo_2.0, whole genome shotgun sequence, one region includes:
- the faxdc2 gene encoding fatty acid hydroxylase domain-containing protein 2: MTVDTRVSETSGAALTGSNGSRQEGPGGLWDSVKKAAVVIGSGILFLAAFGNSLTWHLQRFWGASGDFWQDLWTKLCVMFEGHETALFYLGTMLVPTLAFWVTNGLLLLVDITGKPYFITRYRIQMDKNNPVDPAKLRHALKTVIFNEIFISGPMVVAAYHLMTLRGNPCDPELPTFHWALTELAFFAFVEEIMFYYSHRLFHHPSLYKHFHKQHHEWTAPIGVVSIYAHPLEHVISNMLPVAIGPVILGSHLTTTCLWYCLALVSTTISHCGYHLPFLPSPEFHDFHHLRFNQCFGVFGVLDRLHGTDSKFRQTKQYERHTLLTSLTPLNESIPDTPKKGH, from the exons ATGACGGTGGACACAAGAGTCAGCG AGACGAGTGGAGCTGCCTTGACAGGCAGCAACGGCAGTAGACAA GAGGGCCCTGGAGGACTGTGGGACTCTGTGAAGAAAGCTGCGGTTGTCATCGGATCTGGAATCTTGTTCTTGGCCGCATTCGGCAACTCGCTGACATG GCATCTTCAAAGATTCTGGGGAGCTTCTGGAGATTTCTGGCAGGACCTGTGGACAAAGCTGTGTGTGATGTTTGAGGGtcatgaaactgctttgttcTACTTAG GCACAATGTTGGTCCCTACTCTGGCGTTCTGGGTAACAAAtggtctgctgctgcttgtGGACATCACTGGTAAACCCTACTTCATCACACGCTACCGCATCCAGATGGACAAGAATAACCCG GTGGATCCAGCTAAGCTTCGCCATGCGCTGAAGACTGTCATCTTCAATGAGATTTTCATCTCGGGGCCCATGGTTGTGGCAGCTTACCACCTGATGACCTTGAGAGGGAACCCCTGTGACCCTGAGCTGCCAACCTTCCACTGGGCCCTGACGGAGCTGGCTTTCTTTGCTTTCGTTGAGGAAATTATGTTTTACTATTCACACAG GCTATTCCACCATCCCAGCCTCTACAAGCACTTCCACAAACAGCACCACGAGTGGACCGCTCCTATTGGAGTTGTCTCCATCTACGCTCATCCTCTGGAGCATGTG ATCTCCAACATGCTGCCGGTGGCAATCGGACCAGTGATCCTGGGCTCTCACCTGACCACCACCTGCCTGTGGTATTGCCTGGCTCTGGTAAGCACCACCATTTCCCACTGTGGATACCACCTCCCCTTCCTGCCATCCCCTGAGTTCCACGACTTCCATCACCTCAG GTTCAAtcagtgttttggggttttcgGTGTGCTGGATCGGCTCCATGGCACTGACAGCAAATTCAGGCAGACCAAGCAGTATGAACGCCACACCCTGCTCACTAGCCTCACCCCTCTGAATGAGAGCATCCCCGACACACCCAAGAAGGGCCATTGA